The window GATGATGGCCGGTGCCACTGCCAATGCCAATGCCCGGGTTTCACCGGCCATTGGTGCCGAGTTCTATCAGTACCACCACGCTCAGAGTCAGAGTGTTCTTGACCATCATCAGCAGTGGGAGCAGGGACCGAATTCTTATTCTCTCCGGGATGATGATATGTCAGGGAGCATTGATCCCGCGGCATTCCGGGATGGCATCCCTCTGCCGGCCAAGAAGTCTAAGAAGTGGATCAAGGGGTGGAACATCTTTGGTCTCATACATAAGAAGAGCAGCACCAAGGAATCTGAAGCTGCCAGTTTGGCCAACAGATCATTCTCGGAGAAGTGGCCCGAGCTCCGCGCAAGGGGATACAATGGGCAGATGCTCAGGTGCAACAGCAGCGTAAGCGCGAGGAGCTCCTTCGGTAATAGTGGTGCAGCAATGGGCGGCATGAGCGGGAGGAGGAGCAATGTGGAAATGCATGTTAATGGCTTAGGGAGGATGAGAAAGGATGAGGTTTTACTCGAGAGGAATTTCAGTGCAAGGTACACGCCTTGCACGGTCGATAATGGCGCGATCCCTTATCCAATCGGAGGTGCCCAATTCAGCCGGCGAAATCAGAATGGGATGCCCGGGAAAGGAAGGCCTGCTCGTTCATCCAATTCTTTGCCTCGTAGCTCGCTCGGGATGTACTGATCTAGCAGTGATGAAGGCAGGTTTATGTTCTTCTCCACCATCTTATGTGCCTTGGCTACAATGTGCATATCTATGGTAGCTAGCATCATCAGAATCAACTTTTTATAGGCTCAGATCAGAAGAAAGGTCGTCAAGTGAAGTGGTGATGGTGTTGGATTATATACCTTACTTAGTTTTATTTCCTACTGGGCTTGGGAGTGGAGTATAGCATTTAACTTTACACCCTTGTATAAGATATGCCATATGTATGTTTGCTTTTGTCAATTGAATTCAAGTTAGCATTCTGGCAATAGCAATAACATGATGTAAGGGCTATGGAATCGAATGCCGGTAAGCTGGTCGGTGTTGCAAGAtgttttggatcttgtttgatattGACAGCAAGAAAATTGCAGGGTCGTTGTCACAGCATAGCAGCATGCCAGGTTTTCTTCCTCTTTTGTTCATTGTGTTGTGTGCCGTTTCTTCCACCAGAAATCCTAAATCTATGGGTATCTTTTGCTGCTCACTTGAATTCTAATCCGTCTTCACGTTCTTCATTTCTTAAGCCGTGCTTATGTTTTTGAAAGGCTACAGAGGTTGCTATTTTCAGGTTATTGTAAAAATCATATTACTCTGCTGGGTAAATCAGATCATCGTTATGTCATCTAAGGATGTCCTATCGCATTTCCTTTCTTATGTTTCAGAATGAAGCAATATGTAAATAGCAGCTTGATGCCTTGATTAAGAAAAGAAGCCCCAAAGCCGAATACCCAGCATCTAAATTCTGCTCAGCCGTAAGGGGATTATCATAACCCCAGGCACCATACCGAATCTAAGTTGAATGGATTGTGGTCCTTATTCCACTGGGGTGTCTATTTGCAGTTGGAGGGGAGCTGTATCTGTTTCAAATTCATAACGAAGGTAAATATACAAGATCACTTAACCAGAAGCAGCCTTAACTACTCAGAAAGTTAATTTGATTCCAGGCCATGGCATACGAAACAAGGTTCGGTATGTCTGCGCAGCAACcttaagagcattactagtagaaccctcaaatCCTCAAACGCTCACTAGCGTTTTAAGGGTCCAAAAATGATCTTTTTTGCACTTTTACGGattgaaaaacaggggcaaagattagaaccctcaaacccaacccttataacAGAATATTTCCCATGAACGACGTTGTCTTTGCGCGCGGGAGGTCGACGGGGCGGCCGCCGGCGATGGGGGCGACTAGCAGCGGCGGTCGCGGGCGTGGACGCGGGAGTTGGGAGGATTTTTCCTCCCGCGCGAGTATAACCGCCAAATGAGGGCTGGGGTAGGTTTTGTTCCCCAACCCTTACTTTTGAGGATTGGGAGagggtttgagggttggacctttAATTTTTTTTGAGGGTTTGAGTGTTAAGGGGTTCTAGTCTACGGCTTTTTTTCGACGAAAACAGTAAAAAAGCAGTTATTTTTAGGGATTTGAGGGTTTAAAGGCTCTACTAATAATGCTCTAAGAACATCAATATCCTAAAGCTTTTACACTAACAACACAATGGCAAGAATCCCACAGGAACAAATTAAGTACCCCCACCATGAAAACGAAATTACGTTTCTGTTCTAACTATTTATTGCTACTTTATCTGTAATGTATAGGCACGAGTTTCCAGAGCCGCAGAGCTCAATGATCTAACACTGACAAATAATACAGCAACTGTAAAAGAAAGAAACGCACAACACAGCAGCATCTGCAGGTCAgcactcatcagtgaagcaaatggGTCCACAGTCTGCTCTTCTCCGGGCAGGCCCTTGCCAGCACCTCCTTCAGGCTTCCCGTCGACTGCAATATCTCTTCCACCTTCCCTTTCACCGCTGCATCTTGCTACATTCAGCAAAAACATATCACACCACTAGTTAGCTTTTCTTCTTCAGCCAAACGCCACACCATAATTAACATATGCATCGCAATTCAACTTGGGTTTGTGAAAGAAGAGGTTGCCTTAGATATCCACAGAATGTAGAGCGCTGCAAGCTCCGCCTGGACGCACATTTCGCCAAACTCATCGCTGGGAGCACTCAGGCAGTCTGACAGGAGGTGTATCTCTTGGGATAGGAAGAGTTCTGCAAGGGATTCGTTTGACGGGCTGGTTTCCTCACAGCTGAGCAAGTGTTGTACCCACCACTGTGAGAGGAACCGACGATGGTTCCACAACGACTGCATCAATAGTTCAATACAGATCATCTTCACAAATCAGTCACACCCCTGGCAATAATATCATCTTTGATTCACCGCAGGTACAAACCTCTCTCCCTTGGTATCGTCTGATGAGCGTCTCATTCCACCTCAGTTCCTCCTGTTTGGTCATATACAATCAAGTCTCTCTAGCAGCATGGCCTAGGCAAACCAATCTTCTAACATAAAAATGAGATGGACATGGGCTTGTTTTCGCCTTCGTAACTGGTGTATATATAACTAAATGCACACAACAATGTAAGTGCTTAGCATTTGATAAATTCACCATACCTTCCACATTAGATAAGCTTCTGACTGGCAAATAAGGGAATCTTCTCTGTTCGCTGCACCATCTAGTAATGCAAACAGCAGGGACTACAAAAAAGAAATAATACGGCATGTTTGCATTAACCCTTGAATATGCATATGTTGTCCTAAAGAATAGTTAGAAAACAGGGTATGAGTGCCTATACAGAATATTGGAATGTGAGAACAAATCCAAATCCTAAAATAATGCACATTTTGGTGTAATTGAAAAGCTTTGCAGAGTGATGCACAAACAAGCGGTTGATATGACATAACATCAAGTAAGATATAAATTAGCTTTGAAATAGTAATaccaacaggcaacagttcaagctACAGAAATAAGGAAGGGCCTAACCCTGCGGGGACTATAACAAAGAAAAGATACGGTATGATTGCATTAATCCACATTGAATATGCATATGCTGTCCTAAAGAACAGTTAGAAAACAGGGTATGAGACTATGAGTGCCAATACAGAATGTTGGAGTATGAGAACAAATCCAAATCCTAAATAATGCACAATTTGGTGTAATTGAAAAGCTTTGCAGAGTGATGCACAAACAAGCGGTTGATACGATATAACATTGAGTAAGATATAAATTAGCTTTGAAATAGTAATACCAATAGGCAACAGTGCAAGCTAAAGAAATAAGGAAGGGCCTAACCCTGCGGTAGTGAAAGCAGCAGTTGTCAGCAACATGCAACTCAGCCCATTTTTTTGACTTGTTCAGCTCATCTAGCACCTTCAAGAAACAAAAATTAGATGCTCTGATGATGGGAGCAGAAAGTCTTGCAACAGTGCAACAGTCAAGGCCAAGATTAAAGCTATGATAGTGTTCAGGAGCCCCATACAAGATCACGAATGCGGGACAATGAATGTTAATCAGTTATAATCTCACCTGTTTTGTTTTCATGTAAGGAATAAGCCAGCATCGATGCCTCCACGCGCGGTAGTTCATCTTTGATTTCTGCAGATGGAGTAAAGTAAACCTATCATGTTGTTGCACACTGTACATAGCTAATCGCGTATAAGTGATTTAGCAACCAGCTGCAAATGAAATGTCATTAATTGAGAAGAGTGGACGTCAAAATTCTGAACAAGCAAATATTTGTGGGCTATGACCTCTGCCATGTCTTTTACGAGTAGAGATTCCTTGTCTATAAGCTCCGGCATGTCCTGAAGGTGTTGTGCAAGATTTTTGATCACCCATCTCCTGTTGTAGACATTAAGGTGTATGTTAGTATAAACAAGTGAAATCAACATGGATTTCCAGCAGCAGAAAGATGGGTTGAGTTAGTTTAAAGGGAAGGAAAGTGTAGGTTTGTGTACCTATGGCTCCAGGTACTCTCATTCTTTGGCGAGTAGGAGAGGATCAAGGCACACAATCGCAGCTCATCCTTGAGGTGCGAGAGATTATAATTGGTGGACAGCACCATCTTCCTGCACAAGACTATAGCTGTTACAATAAGGCGAGTGTGAAAGTAGCTGGCATTATATAGACTACTAATAGGGAAGAGGATTTGGAGCACCTGGGTGCTCCACCCCCCTATATGAACATTAAGTTCAAAAAAATACCaggaaaattcaaaaaataaaaactgAGAATTTGGTATATCAAACTTGGGTACCCAACCTACTCCCTTGTGAAGTTTCCTGTAAAATGGCATCCGTGGTATTCTCagtaaaaaagacaaaaaaaatccTATGTATAGGAAAAAGAACTGTTTCGATGGATCGTAGGTCGGAGTGTATTTCCTTCGCAACGGATACATTTCCTGGTATTTTTTCACGAAACTTCACACAGGAGTAGATTGGGCACCCAAGTTTGATATCTCAAGATTCCAGGTGTTTTTTGAATTTTCCTGGTATTTTTTTAATTTAATATTCATATAAGGGTGTGGAGCACCCAGGAGCTCATGTGTATTTTCCAGAGTTATACTACCTGGAGTTCCATGCGGTGAGCAAGTCAGGGCAGAGTATGAGCAGCGCCTTGCTGTGTGTCATGATCAAGGCAGCATCGGATGCAGATGGTGATGACGAGGGATTGAGTGTCGCGTTGGAGTGTGCGCGGCGAGCGGCGTGGTAGAGGTCGGGCAGGATGCTGGAGGAGATGGCAAGCTTGTGGTCTACGCACCAGAAGTATTGGGATGTGGATTTGTTGGTGCTGTCTACGAGTAGCGAGTGGAACTGTGTGGGATGCAGGAACCCGACCTCGTCTCTGCAATGCCATGAAACCACGCCATGAATTGGAGACCAGGGAATGCGGTCTAGGGGAAGAaatctgaaagagaaaaataaataaTGATTGGATCCTTACATGAGGGGGTCGTCATGGAGGATTCGCTCAAAGTCGCGGAGGAGATCCTCttccgcttgcgctgctgctgctgctgcttcttccgaTTCCATTCGCGGTCTCTCTTGGTCTTATTGTTTTCTGCTCTCCTCAAACCAATATGACAATGACATTTATATTGATTCAAAAAATGAGAACAATGTATCAATTGTTTGACCCAAACTGAAACAATTCAGTAGTAAGTAGGTGCATTCCTGGAAATCACAGCTCAAGATGCCACATGGATTCAAAATATGGACCCAAACTGAAACAATCCAGTAGTGACTAGTAACATTCCTGGACAGACTTCAGGAGTGTAATACAGTACAATTTAGTAATTTACAAAGGAGCACAGCAAGCCTAGATTCGTGAGCAGGTGGCAGCACGACGAGCAATGAATAATGAGTAAACAAAAATTCGGAAACGGGGAGGAATCTCATCAAACGTACCTTTAAAATCGGGCTGGGCGGCTGGCTGCTGGCCTGCTGCAGCTGCACAACGCCGGCTGCCGGACGCTGACTGCCGAGTGCGGACTGGGCAGCTGCTGGCTGCCGGCTGGGCGCGGTGGCACCGGGCAGGGGCTCGGCGGgcagagtcgccggcgaggcacggAGCTAGGCGGCGAGATCGGCCGGAGCGCGGAGCAGTCGCGGGGAGAATCAGGGGACGGGAGGCAGTGCGCAACGGCTGGTGACCACCGCGGTCGTGCGACGAGTCGAGACTGTGTTGCTGggcttttttctcttttcttccggCCCAACTTGGTGGctgattttctctctctctctctctctctctctgttttgttGGTGTGGTTGAGTCGACTGGTAGATGCGGCTGGTCCGAGGCTggtcacagtgggagtaacataggtagtaacatagatgccacataagcaaaattgatgatgtggcaagtagttaatgaggagagaggcaaatagagtaacataatatgttaccatcacatagcggtttccaatgcataatgagtctacaaagtaataaatgaaggcaactatgttaccacacctatgacactacccactacgaaggtagtaacatagactagtaacatatgtatgttactagtctaagttactctccactattattttttttcgaaaaggggggcttccccggcctctgcatcagcatgatgcatacggccatcttattaagcaTAAAATAGTCCACAAAGTCTCCAAGTCTCAAGGTTGTCAACAAGAAAAGTAAGAAAAGGCTCACACAGAGCCCGAAGGCTAGATACACAAGCTAGCCAAAGCACTTATACATCACAGCCGTTTGGCTCCCAAAATagacaggtaaactaattgcctatcctgttacacgaccgccatccaaaccggctgaatatatcccgagctaccatctcccatcggatagcagcagtaaccaaaagctccctggcctccgtcggagtgagtagcgaccaggaaCGGATAAGAGCCGttgctcggaagataacctgcaaaacatggatatttgttgatctgttaaagacgaagtcatttctgcaattccaaagcGCCCACAAAAAAGCGCAAACCCCCAAGCGAATATGTTTTGCTAACCCGGGCTCTACCCTAGTTAGCCATGTCCCAAACAACATGTTAACCGACCTTGGTGGGGTAATATTAAAAGCGACTTGAATAGTCGTCCAAAGAATTCTAGCTAGTGGGCAGTCAAAGAAAAGATGTTTAATGGTTTCAccctgatcacagaaactacacctagtaggtcctgtccaattacgcttaatAAGATTATCCTTTGTTAAGATCACCTGTTTATGTAGAAACCACATAAACACCTTGATCTTTAAAGGAACTCTGACGTCCCACACATGCTTTGAAGTAGGAATCGAGCTGGAATTAATAACATAAacatacattgatttaaccgtgaatCCCCCCGACCTAGTGAGATTCCAGCGTAATTTATCAGGTTGTTGAGATAGTTGTACctgcatcagtctcctaactagatgcagccactcttcccaacgattgcccactaACGATCTTCTAAACTGGATATCCAGGGGTATCGAGGCGAAGACCGATGCAACCAAAGCATCGCGCCTTTGAACTATACGATACAGAGACGGATACTGGATTGCTAGGGGAGCCtctccaagccaagtatcctcccagaatctcgtgcTTGCACCATTACCAACTAAATGCTTTGACCTCTGAAAAAATGAAAGCTTCACTTTCATAAGCCCTTTCCAAAAGGGTGAATCAGTTGGTCTAACCGACACCTGAGCCAAAGTTTTGGTTTGGAGATACTTGTTACGCAGGATTTGAGCCCACATGGCGTCAGTTCCTGAGGAtaacttccacaaccacttactaagaaggcacCGGTTCTTGACTTCGAGATTCTCAATCCCcatacccccttggtctttcggtctacaaatgatatcccacttCGCTAACCGATATTTTCTCTTAGGCTCCTCCCCCTGCCAAAAGAACctcgatcgatagaagtccagtcgtttcctaactccaactgggacttcaaagaaggACAAAAGGAACATGGGCATGCtcatgagcaccgaattaataagaattaaacggcctccatacgacatgagcttgcccttccaacaACTTAGCTTCTTCTCGAAAcgatcctcaatacacttccattcATTATTCGTGAGCTTGCGGTGATGAATAGGAATTCCTAAGTAGGTAAAAGGCAGCTCACCCAAACCACATCCGAACAACTGCTTGTAATcctcttgttcctctttggctctcccaaagcagaacaactcacttttgtggaagttaattttgagcccaCTTAGCTGCTCAAACAAACAAAGCAGCAGCTTCAGATTTCTAGCTtttaccaagtcatgctccatgaagatgatagtgtcatcagcgtattgcaggatggatatacccccatccaCTAAGTGTGGCACCAAGCCCCCTATTTGGCCAACTTCCTTGGCTCTCCCTAACAACACCGCCAACATATCGGCTactatgttgaacagaataggggacatcggatctccctgccgcaggcccttatgtgtctggaGGTAATGACCGACATCGTCATTCACTTTTATGCCAACACTACCCTTTTGCGTAAAAGTTTCAATCTGGCTCCTCCAGCCCTCGtggaaacctttcatacgcaaagcttgtTGCAGAAAAGGCCATTTAACTTTGTCATACGCTTTCTCAAAATCTACTTTAAAGATGACTCCATCAAGTTTCTTAGAGTGAATTTCCTGGAGCGTTTCATGCAACaccaccaccccttcaaggatgtttctgtctggcatgaaagctgtttgggattgctgcaccacagaatgcgcaatctgtgtgagcctattagtcccaaccttggtaaaaATTTTGAAACTGACATTCAAGAGGCGGATAGGACGGAACTGCTCAATCCTGAGAGCGTCGGTCTTCTTTGGAAGCAACGTTATCGTTCCAAAGTTCAAATGAAAAAGTTGAAGCCGTCCAGCAAAAAGGTCGTGGAACATGGGTAGCAGATCCCCTTTGATGATATGCCAACATCTTTTGTAAAACTCCGCCGGGAACCCATCCggcccgggagccttattgttcttcatctgagagatggcatcgaaAACCTCCTTTTCCGTAAACGGCGCAACTAGCATGTCATTATCAGCAGCAGTTaattgaggcacatcctcagtcctggactcatcgagggacacagcgctatcctccggcggtccaaataactgcttgtaGTATTCGGTGATGTATAGCTTAAGATTATCGTGACCAACAATTGTGCCTTCATCTTGCTCGAGCTgaaatatttttttctttctgtgtttgccattcgcaatcagatgaaagaattgagtgttcgcatccCCTTGGATTACTTTGCGAACCTTTGCTCTGAGCGCCCACTTCAGCtcttcttcgcggagaagttcCTTCAACCTCTTTTCCGCATCAATCTTACAGCACATATCCGCAGATTGAAGAACCGCTGATTCAGCTTTAACATCTAGGTATTGAATAATCTCCAGGAGTCTGTCTTTCTCAACCTTATAAACTCCACTTAGATGTTTAGCCCAACCTCGAAGAAAGCacctcaaatgcctaatcttattttGCCATCTCTCGACAGGCGATCTACCCCTAGACTCTCTAGCCCACTCTCTGGCAACAATATCCAAgaaaccttctctttcaaaccatgaCGTTTCAAAGGAGAAAGTATTCTTGTTTCCCACATGCCTTGGCTCCCCTGAGTCAACAAATAGCGGTGTGTGGTCCGAAATTCCTCGCGTTAGAGCCTGCACCGTGACCAGAGGGAACTTCTGCTCCCATTCGGCACTTGCAAGAACCCGATCCAACTTCTCATATGTCAGGTTTGGTAAAGAGTTAGCCCAGGTAAATTGTCTACCAGAGAGTTCGATTTCTCTCAAATCCAAACTCTCAATGATGGTATTAAACATAAAGGACCATCGCCCATCAAAATTATCGTTATTCTTTTCATCCCGCCTCCTAATAATGTTGAAGTCCCCCCCAACCAGGATAGGGAGTTGTTCGGACCCACAAATTCGAACCAGGTCAGCCAAAAATTCAGGTTTAAGCTCAGGTTGTGCAGCCCCGTAGACCGCCACCAACACCCAGTTAAACCCATCTATTTTGGACCTGACTCTGAATTTCACTGCAAAGTCACCCATAACAACACTCCGGACTTCAAGGGAATCACATCTCACACCCAGCAAGATGCCCCCAGACCTCCCTCTTGGAGGAAGACAATGCCAATCGAATTCCACCCCTCCCGACAACGTGTTAAGAAACTGAGGTGCAAAATTATCCCTACCAGTTTCAGAGAGAGCAATGAAATCTAAACGATGCTCTAAAGATGCCTCCGCTACAAACCTAcgtttagccaagtccttaagacctctgctattccagaataTTCCTTTCATaggtcatcatggaattttttggccTTACGAATTCTAGCACTCCTGCGTACCGCGGATGCAGGGTACACCTTCCGCTTCCACTTACGTTTAGGAATGTTATCACCTGTAGCCCGGTCCTCATAACCGTGCTCTGGTTGAACATGGGCTTCATCATCTACCTGGAGTTCATCCTCATCAGGCTCCGCAGACGGAGGAACAAGATCCGCGCAGAATTTATCAAGCACCCTAACACCCAAGGCCTCAATCTCCGCATCATTCAAAGGTTTTACAGCCGCTAGGTTTCTAATAGACTCCAAGGCCCGTTCCGCTTCCAAATCTAAAAGATCATTAACCGAGTTTTCAATTTCCAAATTATTATTCCCAAGAGACACCCCCACttggtttgcattattaataatctcatcCTTAGAGAAATGCAGAATAGAATTTGAAACATTAACTGACATACCTGTTGTGCTCTCCACATCACGCAGCTTGGCCGCCCGCATAGCGCACCTCAGCTGCAAATCATCAACCTCCGGAAGGTCCTGGAGACGAGAGCTCGTCCGCCTCCCCTCGGAAGCAGGGTCTCGGATCCCTCCGAACGCGATCACCTCCTCCCGAGTAGCGGCTCCCGGAGTAGGTCTGGGAGAGGGGGACCGCGTAGGAGATGTGGAGATGCCTGACGGAGTTGGCACCAGGGCCTCCTGCCCTAGTCCGACCCCCCCAGCCGACGCCGTGGCAGCCGTGCGCTCCACCTGCAGGACCGCCGTCGGTACTAGAGGGTCAGGGGCCACCTGCCCCTGACGCCTGCCTAGCACCTCCGGCGACCCCACCACCAACGAGGCTCCCGCGAGACGGACctccagggcctcctgccccaaagATATGTCGCCCCGGCTGGACACAGGTACCTGCGCCGCCTGCTGTGAAACAGAAGAATGAGAGGGAGTCGTGGCCACCTGCCCAGACGCCCCTCCCCTCCGCAAGGAAACCGAAGACCTAGATCGCCCTGGCGATTCCTGAGGCTCCACCTCTTGAACAACACGGGCACTGAAGCTGGCCGACTGCCGGGGTGACCGCCCAAAGTCCAAGACCGGTAGCGAATGCTCGAACGCATCGTCAGAGTCAACCCGATCACTCCACAGACGAGGAGGCGCCGACGACGGCAGAAAAGATCCAAACCGCAGTGAGTTATGAGGCAAAGACGAAGCCGGGGACTGCTCCATCCCGGCTCCGTTCTCCGGCTCCTGAGCAGCAGGCCCCGATCCATTGGGCTCCTGTGCTGCCTCATCCGCCTGCTCCCTGGGAGCACCTGTATCATCACCCCCATCGTGCATATCCACGTCAGTGCCAGCAGCAACCTCAGCAAACAACTCTGCATCCTCAAACTCAATATCAAGTGGAAACACCTCGCCTCTATAGGTCCAGTTGATGACGTCTGCGACATACTCAATATCCAGAATGCTAACTCGCAGTCGAGCCACCCCCTGAGCTCTAGTGAACGCCATATCCACTTTCTCCGTCTTACCAACCATAATCCCCAAACTAGCCACCACACGCACATCAGAAAGAGCCTCAGACGGTGCCCCCGAGAAACGCAGCCACACCTGAGTAAGAGGCTTCCCCTTAGGCTCAACTTTCTTCCACTCGTGGAACTCCAAAATACCTTTGGTGCCTGGCACCTTACACATCCCAAAGCTCAACAAACGCTGCAAGTCCTCATTCGAAGGAAACTCCACTCTGAATACTCTATCCTCAACGGGTACgaggtcccactgaaaatcacccGGAGCCAACTCCTGAAGTCTCTGCACAATCTGAGCCTGGGAGACATCTCCCTGTGTCACCTTGACCAAACCAGAAGTAAGGCTCTGTGTATCAGCTGGGATCTCCCTCGCAGCCGCTGACTCGAAGAACATCAGCTCCGCACAGTACACACCATATACAGTAAGAGCTGGAATATGGTCCCTCAGCAAAGGACAATCCCCTGAAGCATGCGCAGGCTTACCACAGGATTCGCACAGCTGGGCCACACACTCCGCGATGAAGTGCCCCTTCTCTCCGCACCGGTAACAAAGCATTCTCTCTTTCTTCCGAGCGTACTTGGATGCCCTCTCAGAATCAGCCACTTGAACCACCTCAGCCTCCTTCGCAATCCCAGGAACCTCAGCAACCACAAGTGCATTCACCACCTCCATCGCCTGGGGAGGTAGCTCCTGTGGTGTCTGATCAGTCTCCATCACCGCCCCGTCAGAGTCAACATgtctagggggaggcggccggcggaaCCTTCCGCGGCCTCCACCACGACCACGGTATCCGCGATAACCTCCTCTGTGCCTGTTATCAGGTCCTGAGGCCCCCTCAACGAAGCCTCCAGCCGGCCCCAGGAACGGTCTCTCTGCAGACCCGTCACTCTGCCAAGCATAACCCCGACCTCCTCCCGCTGAAGATGAGCCCCGATTCTGGCCTACTCCATACGCATCAAACCCGTCATCACCCCACTTGCCTCGAGGTGCATCAGTCGGTCTCCCACTGGTATTACTCTGATTACTCTGAACCTGATTCTGCCCCGAACGATTCTGCGCCTGACGAACCGCAAGGTGTGGCGGGGGTGCACGCTGACCCCCGGCAGTTGCCGCCACCGGATCAGCAGCGACACCGGCAGCCACCGTGGCCCCCGGCGTCTCGGCCCTCAGAGCAGCCATCCCCTCCGCCGACGCGTTACGAGCCGGCACCACCGGCGGTGCAGGGCGAGGAGCTCCACGGCCAGTATTAACCATACCAGTCGTCATCGACCCAGGAGCCGGCGCCGCCGGCGGCGGAGGGCGAGGGCCTCCCCGGCCGACCCCAGCAGCATGAGATGGCACCGGGGGTCTATGCGCTGCCCGGCCAGCCGTCGTTGGCTGCGCCTCAGGAGCCCGAACTCCCGGAGCGCCCAGCTGCTGCCGCGGCTGGAGAGCGCCTCCACGACCTGCAGCACCCGGCGCAAGTGCCGGCGGCTGCTGTCCGGCCGGCGGTGCGCCCCGTCCCGACGCATGGGGCGGCGGCGGTCGAGCCCttccagccccccccccccgcggTACTCGCAGCAGGAGGGGGTCC is drawn from Triticum dicoccoides isolate Atlit2015 ecotype Zavitan chromosome 4A, WEW_v2.0, whole genome shotgun sequence and contains these coding sequences:
- the LOC119286121 gene encoding protein prenyltransferase alpha subunit repeat-containing protein 1-like, with translation MESEEAAAAAAQAEEDLLRDFERILHDDPLIDEVGFLHPTQFHSLLVDSTNKSTSQYFWCVDHKLAISSSILPDLYHAARRAHSNATLNPSSSPSASDAALIMTHSKALLILCPDLLTAWNSRKMVLSTNYNLSHLKDELRLCALILSYSPKNESTWSHRRWVIKNLAQHLQDMPELIDKESLLVKDMAEKSKMNYRAWRHRCWLIPYMKTKQVLDELNKSKKWAELHVADNCCFHYRRSLLFALLDGAANREDSLICQSEAYLMWKEELRWNETLIRRYQGRESLWNHRRFLSQWWVQHLLSCEETSPSNESLAELFLSQEIHLLSDCLSAPSDEFGEMCVQAELAALYILWISKQDAAVKGKVEEILQSTGSLKEVLARACPEKSRLWTHLLH